Below is a genomic region from Caulobacter rhizosphaerae.
AAGTCGCCCCAGACCCTGAAGGTCGCCTTCCGCCAGCTGGAGGCGGGGGCCGCGATGACCGACTTCGCCGCCAACATGGCCATGGAATATCGCATCGGTTCGCGGGTGGTGCGACGGCACGATTTCATCGAGGGCGTCCGCGCCGTGATCATCGACAAGGACAACGCGCCGAATTGGGATCCAGCCAAGCTTGAAGATGTCTCCGACGCCATGTTGGATGAGATTTTCGCGCCGCTCCCGCTCGATCAGGAGTGGTCGCCGCTGACGTAGCGCGATTGCTGCGTTAGCTTGCCCGCAACGAGAAGACGCCGTCGGAAGGAATATCCATGCGTAAGCCGCTACTCAGCCTCGTCGCCGTGCTCGCCCTGGCGGGCTGCGCCACGACTCCGATGGGGTCCGCGGCGCCGCCGCCGCCGCCGCCCGCCGACGCCCCCGTGGCGGTTCCCGCCAACATCGCCGCGGCCCTGTCCGATTCGAATCGTCCCGCCGCCGACATCGTCCGCGACGAGAACCGCCTTCCGGGGCAGACCCTGGCGTTCGCCGGCGTCAAGCCGGGGGCCAAGGTCGCCGACCTGATTCCCGGCGGCGGCTACTTCACCCGCATCCTGTCCAAGGCCGTCGGGCCGCGCGGCCACGTCTACGCCTATGTGCCGGACGAGCTGACCAAGCTGGCCAAGCGCGAGCCGGCGGTGACGGCCATCGCCCGCGATCCGGCCTATAAGAACGTGTCGGTAATCCTCAACACCCTGCCCAACTTCGCCACGCCGGAGAAGCTGGATCTGGTGTTCACCGCCCAGAACTACCACGACATGCACGACAAGTTCATGGGCCCGGCCGATCTGTCGGTGGTCAACCGCCAGGTCTTCAAGGCCCTGAAGCCGGGCGGGGTCTATCTGGTCATCGACCATTCGGCCGAGGCCGGCTCGGGCCTGCGCGACACCGAAACCCTGCACCGTATCGACGCCG
It encodes:
- a CDS encoding class I SAM-dependent methyltransferase, which produces MRKPLLSLVAVLALAGCATTPMGSAAPPPPPPADAPVAVPANIAAALSDSNRPAADIVRDENRLPGQTLAFAGVKPGAKVADLIPGGGYFTRILSKAVGPRGHVYAYVPDELTKLAKREPAVTAIARDPAYKNVSVILNTLPNFATPEKLDLVFTAQNYHDMHDKFMGPADLSVVNRQVFKALKPGGVYLVIDHSAEAGSGLRDTETLHRIDAEAVKREVTAAGFIFEGESRVLRDRSDTRKVSVFDPSIRGKTDQFIYKFRKPAGAR